CTTTTCACTTGGCAGCCTCTAAGCATTCTTCTTCTCCAGTGATAGTAATGTAGTCTGCCAACTTAATTCTGTGGCATGGAGGCCATCGGAGCCGCTCACTGGGATGTGGACTAATCACTATAATTAAATGCATTAAGAGCGATAAATGTTTTTCCTTTGTAGTCTGAACTTTGAATGGTATAACTTGAACAAGACCCCCCATCGAGGAACATGCAAGATCAGGCTTTAAATTTCCTTAAACAATATATACGTTACAGTTATTTAAATTTCATTTGCATTAAGAAGCATTTATTGAACTGTCAAAAGATCTTGTGAAAAATAGATGACATAGGCATGGGTTAATATCTTGAGATCTTTTCAAAGGTGTGACCTTAAGCAGACGTATGGCCTAGATTTTGTTCCTAGAGGTTTATTACTGTCACCCTTGCTATAGGGAGTGTTTAGAGTCGATGTGATCTCCTTCGGGCTTATCAATCAGGAATAGCTAGCATTGAGAATGATCAAGCTCCTTTACCTTTAGCTTTATCTCTGATACAGTTTTCTAACCGCCATTGATTTTTTGCTTGGTATTTTCCTAGCATGTAGGTTAAGAATACCTAATTGCAACACTTCCCAAAATACATCTTATGTTcagataatatttttttattttttcacgGTATATGTTGGTCAACACAAATTCGATTATCATGATATATTTTATCACAGGCCTATCTAGATCATCAGTGTCCATCTAGTTGTGTATGGTTATATTACTATTTATAAACAAGGAAACTTAATACTCTTTTAGCATCATTTGGATTCTCCTGCTGAACTTAAGTAGTAGATGAGACCTGTTTCACATTATATTACCCATTCTTCAGTTTCCCTTATTACTGACTACTGTTGTTAAAATAACCTTCGTTTCCTTCTCAGATTTATTTGTGTACTTTTTAGTTTATGTGAATGTACATTCAACGCTTGATGTGTTCTTGTGAAATGAAAAGTGACTACTCGTATTAGACGATTAGTTGGAGATCTGTTGTACAAATATATTGATATTCAAAAATTACGAGATATGGAAGAAATATCTAAGTCAGCTGAAATCTCAATGGTTATATTATGCCACTGACTTTCCCATCCTTTAGGAACTCGACTAAATTCTGAGAAATAGTATGCATCAATGAATATGGATTTAGTATATTAGTTTGAGGTTGTTTGTATATATGTGCCTATGCCAATGGAAACCAAAGACTCGTAATTAGGTTCTTCACCTTGTGGCTATGATTTATGAATTTGCTGTCTTCTGAAGTGTGTGTGCATGATTAGCTTGCCCTCAATTAGTGCAAGGGCCTTAGCAAAAGCTTGCTTACTCACTTGGGTTTCCATTATTTGTTATCCAATACTGATTCTCCTTCTTAATATTCATGTGATTAACTGGTGATATTATATGTTGCAGGTAAAGTAGCTGGAGCAAACTTTACCAAGTTCATTGGTGTTGTTTTTCTTTTACCAGTTTGAGCTCATAAGGTCAGCCATGACCATCATCTAGTTTGTAACCATGGAGTCGACCACTCTTGAAACGCTGTGCTTTTATGGCATTTGAGAATGGCATTGTTCTTGTAATACTCAACTCAAGCAAATCTGTTGCACGCATGTTTGATTTCTGAAGTGTTGATCTGAACTCATACAGAGCTGCTATATGTGAAATTGGCTGTTTCAATCTGAAACTTATCTTGGCTGAGCTGCCCACGCACAATCTTGTGGTGAAGTTTTCCGGCGACTTATTAATGCGTAATCTATCTCGCATGAgctgaagaagcatatgatgaaTATTGGTAGTACATTACTTTCGACACTCGACAGAGGTTTGTAGTCATACAAATGTTAGCACACAAAAATCCTATCAGTCTACCGCTGTTAACTACAGTTCATCCGATCCCATCTCCCTCCAAGAACCGTGCAATTCTGATGTTGGCCGTAGTGAGTAGTCCTCTCTGAACCGTTGTCCATTCCTGTTCATCGTAGGTCCATCCTCCCTGTTGGTGCTCCTAGGATTCTCCTGCGACCGTCTCGCATTGTTGCCTCTCCTAAATCTCCCACTAGCGATGTCGTCTCTTCCATCGCCGTTGTTGTTCCTAGCCCGGTTTATTCTTCTTGGTTTCCATGTTGGCGTCTCCAAATCCTCAGCAAAGTTACTAGCAAGTCGATTTCTTCCATTGCTGCTGCTTTGGTGCTCATCCCCATAGTTGGCCCTCTTGTGTCTCCCCGGTGCATCCCCGTCACTGGTATTGGTACCGTATTTCGGTTTGGATCTTCCTCTAAAGTTCTCTCTTCCATTCAACTTACTTGCTCCCCATCTTGGTTCCATTTCACCGCCTCTTGCACTATCTGAATTTGAGTTGAACTCCTCACCGTTCCGATCCTGCCTAGGAGCATTCCACCTCCCGGTGCCATTCTTATTGCCATCTCTGCTCCCTGGTCTCCATTTTCGATCAGAACCACCATGGATCACCTCAGAGTCAGAGAGGGAACTAGCACCTGCACGTCCCTTCTGGCCAACGCGACTACTTGCTGTAGTATTCAAGGCATGCCGGCTCCCGCCAGCGCGCTTTCTTGTGCTTGCACTACTACTTGCTTGCTGCCATCGTTGCCCACCATGGCCTTCCCTTGCTCGTTCCGAGTCCGAGAAGAAAGCATTACCACTCCAATCTCTGTCGTCATCACTGGCAGCAGCCATGGCGCCTGCCGCTTCCCATCTTGTGACGCCATTGTTCCTTCCATTTCGCACGTGCATCGTTGCCCGTGGCGCACGCCTAGAACGGGCATCTCCCGTGTCCTCCGATTCTGAGGGAACAACGTCGATGGCGTCATGCGAACTCCAGTAGCCAGGAATgctgtcatcatcatcgtccgagccaTCCACTGGCTCCCAGGTCCCATCCCTTTCCATGAGTTCAACTGCTGGCTCGTTGTCACCAGTACGATACGCTTCATCCTCGGTAGCATTCTGACGAACACCTTGCGCGCCGCCGTCTCCACGCCCAAGCAGCAGCATGTCCGCGGCGTTCCCGCGGGCACGCGGCGCGCTCGCCtctccgccatcgccggcgagcgcgtagGGCTGCACGCTGTGGACGGCGTTCTTGGGGAAGAACCTGGCCGAGGCCGCGCCGGTGGCCGGGGACGCGAAGACCCGGGGCCCGTCGCGGTCGTTCCAGAGGTCGACGCCGCCGGGGCGGTGGAACCGGTCGGCGAGCGCCCTGAGCTGGTCTTCGGCCGCGACGGAGAGCAGGTTGGGCGCCACGGCggacgcgtcggcggcggagtCGGGGTCCCAGGGCCGCTCGAGGTGCGCGACGGCGTCGCGGAGCTCGGTGCGCTTCCGCATCTCGTAGAGCTGGCGCTCGCGGGCGAGGCGCGCCTTGAGGAGCTGCCGGGCCTTCTTGGCCTGCATCCGCTTCCACTGCCACTTGGACACGCCGCCGGGGTAGGTGCGCGGCCCGCCGCCGTTGCGGATGGCGAGGtcgccgcggcggagcggggggcgggcgccgccgggcgGGAGGAAGtgggcggggaggaggaggaggtagcGGGACGACAGGGAGTCAAGGGAGGagagcgccggcgccgccgacggcgcgGGGACCAGCatggcggcgggccggcggtggcgcacgcTGACGGCCGGGCAATCGCCGCGCTCTGTGTGGCCTGCGGGTGTGGATATCTGCACAGCCCGCCTATCGTGGAAACGGGTGGgtggtggatggatggatggttcGATCGAACGGAACCATCACTGGTCTGGTATTTGGACACCTGAACGCTGAACctgacggcggcggctggttTGCTTTGCTTCCTTCATGCGACCAACCCATCCGTCATCATCGATCTATTTCTCGTGGATGGATGGAAGGATGGAAGTGGAACCATGCCGAATGAGCTTTATCCATCAAGAAACCAAATACccctaaaaaaatcaaaaaatcaAATACAATCATgccatgtttagttctcaaaaaaatttctatagtatccgtcacatcaaatcttcagatacatgcatgaagcatttgatgcagttgaaaaataactaattacacagtataactgtttcatacgagatggattttttaagcctaattagttcatgattggacattaattgtcaaataaaaacgaaatgtgctacgatatcaaaaatttaatttttttcgcTGGGACTCACTAGTAGGATCATCAGAAACACGCTGATCATAATCTTCAGGTTTGCCGTTCTCGCCCAAGCGCATGGCcgtgaagccgccgccgccacgcgcatGTCTGCGTTGCCTGGTCCTCGAGCTCGGACAGCAGGCGGAGGCCACCGATCATAACCCTCCTGGAGACGAGAGGAGATCTTAAGAGTATGTACATGGTAGAGGCGGGTGGGCTGGTTCATCTTACGTCTTCAGTGAACTGTGCCCAAAGTTCTTGGTCactctggtggtggtcgacccTGAACCCTGTCGCTACCTCCAGGATTatatagaaaaggaaaagagaaagcaAATCAATGCTTGAACTGCTGTCACGTGGGTGGGTACGGACAGCGCATGGCCGGCTGTAGCATCGCGCGCCACGAAGCGCTGTAGCGCGCGATTGTTGTTTTTGATTCCGCAACATATCTTCGCCTCCCCGTGCCAGATCGAAGCAAGCAATGCGCTCAATAAGAAATGAAGACTCCTTCCGGAGCTCAAACTTGTAGCAAACAGACTCTGAAAAGGCAGTGATGTGCCTTGGAGAAAAACATGCATTCTTAGAAGAGTCCTAACCTGGACAGAACCTGCCTGCCGGGAGCTCTGTCTGATGAATTGTTCCCCAGCGCAAGCGCAAGGAGGGGAGAGCgaggcagcgaggtgaggtctCTCTTATTTCCCGTGCACGGTGCACCTATTTTATCAGTCCAAAGGCCAAACTGTTAATATACTCCTATTTACTGTGGACGGTGCACCTATTCTATCAGTATTCATTTGGAGAAAAAACAACTGGCCGGTTTAGCAGCCTTGGATCCTGTTCCTCGATCTGATCAACACCTGCTGACATTAACAAACGGTGTGTCGTCGATTTTTTTATTGGGCCCCGTTTGTTTCCGCGATCGTTTTTGTAACAAGCAAGATTCTGTACGGAGAAGTGTGCATAAGCTTAGTGTTTGAaaatcctaattattttgagtaGATTCTATAAGTTCAGTAGTAAAATATCTGAAAGGCCCCTAAAGCTCTCAGTTTTTTAATTAATACAAGCAGAAGTCTATAATTCATATATTTTTATGTATATCTTGACTACATAATTATATTACAATAGTATCAAATATACTTAATGTCAAAGTTTTAACAAAAGATTGACCAACATTGGTTTCTAAATTCCGAGTATATTATTCCGGATATACAAAAGTGTATATATTTTTgtgggaacatatctggtggaaactacaactttcgtgaaaatccgtgcaaaccacggcaaaacagtcgtctaaattcaccaaaaaaatcatacgtgtagatgatatgatgttGCACGGGTTTTTATAAAAGTTATGGTTTCCATCAGATATGTTCCTTGTTTTTGTGGCTTGTGACAAATATTTAgttatttttctatatttttggaAAGTAGTTTGGTGTCTGTTGGTGTTTTACTGGCAAGTCTACCTAGGTATACCTCGAAGTAGAGGATTGATTGCAGGGAGTCTCCGAGATTGAGAACACGATGGTTCAAGCAACACGGTGTTTAGACAGATTCGGGCCGCAAGATATGTAATACCCTACGTACTGTTGGGCGGTTTGTATTGCCTGAGGGTCAGGTGATGCGTGATGCTTTGGAGGGGTTCATATCCACCCTCTCTTATAAAGGCTGGGGGTATAGGATTACATGAAATCCTAGATCGGTACGAGCCGAAGAGTCCTTCTCGAGTTCTATTCGAGTGGTTTCCTTCTGTACCAACTAGTTCTAAGTCTATACGACTAGTTGCATGACGTATGAGTATAGGGCATACCCCATCCCATATCTAGTACTGATCCGCGCCACGTCAGGTATCCCGTGGCCTCGGGTCTGATAGTGCCATAAAAAATTAGATAAGTTTCAAAGGTAGCCTAGTTTagtaaattttaattttaaaactACAAAGGTGCATGTGTTGTTCAAGCAGAATGGATTCACATAAGTTGAAAAAGGGTTGACGCAAACAAGGGTTATATATAGGATATTTGGTACTAATGACTCAGCCAAACACATATCTAGCGTGACACAACATGTTAATATGGATGACCATCTAGAACGAAGGATGCGATTTTTTGGAGACTGTTGCTGCTACTGTGCTACACAAGCAATGCAAGCGCCGATGCTGGTTCATCTGTGAAAGCTTTGTTCAGCTCTGTGCTGGCATCGGCAACGACGACAGCTTCTGGTGCCGTTTCCTCGTTGGAGGCGTTGTCGTGGTACTTTCTGCAAACCATGGAAGTTCTCTAGGTGAAAACCTACTTCCGACTCACCAGACTGGCAGCGATGGCATCATGTGCGTCGTGCTCTTCTTGAAAACGTTGCTTTGGAGATCAATGTGTGTAGTTTTGGTGGTCACGGGTTTCAATATGAGCGCCTTCCGATCACATTAGACATAGTTTAGCTAGGTAGTTGATGTTTTGTGGTGCATAGATCGAGTTTAGCTAGATTTGTAACCACTTTGTCTTAACAGTTTTTGCTCAATTTCCTTAATTAATCGAGTCATGTACAGTTTGGTCTCGTTTTCTTTAATATGAGGTAACTTTTTAAATGATGTGGTAATGCTCCTgccttattttttaaaaaaataaaggacAAATTTGATAACGGAAAGCCCCAGTATCTAATTTTTTCCCCTCGTTGAACTACGTTGAACCTTGCACTAGTGATGCTTGTTTGTAGTTTTTTTTGGCGGAATAGTCAAAATCGCCCTCCAACTATCCACGGAAGCTCACATTCGTCCCTCATCTACAAAATCGGCCATTTTCATCCTCCAACTTTCACGACCGCGTCATTTTCGTCCCTGGTCTGTCGTGTTGCTCCACGCTGGCATCCTCGTCATCGGTCCCAGTCAGCATAGCGTTCACCATAGGTAGGAAATACCATTTGTACCCTTACCCCCTTGTCCCATCTCTTTCCCCAGACCGAAGGACCTCCCATCCGCACCGCTCGCATTTGcttgcggcgccgccgccaaccgcgACCACCATGCCGTCTCTGTGCGCCGCTGCCCCCTAGAACTGGCTGCCCCATTGAAGTCAAGAGCTCATCCGCTCAAGCGCACCCACCCAGCTCAGCGGCCCCAGGCGTCATCTGCTCTAGCTCTCCCACCCAAGTCGCCGCCCCCAACAATGGTGCTCGGATCTGCAGCTGGCCGACCGAGAGGTGCAGCACAGGCAAAGAGAAGAGCGGCGCGTGGTGTGGTTGAGGAAGAAAGAGGTCCCGGCGCTCAAGCTTCATATTCGACTGGCATGGAATTGGAGGTAACGTATTTGTGAGTCACGGTCAGTTCATGTGCTTCAATTGAAATTGAGGATGTAAGGGTCAATTTCTGATGAGAATAATATGTTGTTCTAATTTGCAGCTTGAACAACTACTTGATGAGCATAGAGAAGGGATGGTGGTCAGAGCTGGGTTGAGATGTCACCATGGGCTGTACCCAATATTGAGTTGTAGCTCGTTAGGTTCAAATGTAGGTCGGAGGTTCTTGTCATGCTCCCAAGTTGAGCAGCCACGATGCGCCTCCAGTACACAAGATCTTCACTCCACATATTCGCCAAACAATGTAGAGCAGCCCGTCCAGAATGTCGCCCACTCCGTCCCCAAACCCTAGTCCTCAGCAGCAGCCGCCATGGGGGAGGAGGAAATGAGTGGCGGCTGTTATCCTCAGTCTGTATTCAAAAAAAGGAGGGGGTAAAAGGGTCAGACAAATATGCCACGAAACCCTAGCTGACTGTGAACGATGACGAGGATGCCAGCGTGGAGCAACACGACAAACCAGGGACGAAAACGACATGGTCGCGAAAGTTGGAGGATGAAAACAGTCGATTTTGTAGTTGAGGGACGAAAGTGAGCTTCCACGGATAGTTGGAGAATGATTTTGGCTATTCCACCTTTTTTTCAAACATGATACAAATACAGATGCTTACATTCATGCACACACACTCACCACAGTAAATACAAGCATGCGAGTCCACCTCTAAGCACCCTCAAGAGACTAAGTCGGCAAATCTTGAGATTGCTCAAGTCATGACAGACATGTTGTACTGTTGAAAGtatatcatcaattaaattTTAGAATAAATTTATAAAGATCAGCTTCACTTTGCTGTTTATAGCTTTTAGTAAGCATGCTATGAGAAGAGTCATGGAAACTCAGGTGGACAGATTCACAAGTAACCTTGTCAGCTTCATTTTGCTGCTTATAACTTTTATTAAGCATGCTATAAGAAGAGTGAAATGGCGTGGATATTAGTACAATCGCGGGTGAAATCTGTCTGAATTTATCCTCAAGTTTTGATTGGGAAATACATAGGGCCTCCGGAAGCTCTCATTTGGACCATCCGAGATTGAATGATGAATAAAGATTCAAGAAAGAACTCCCTTTCGCCCAAAGAGAAAGTACAAAAAGAATCTAGGGAACTTTTATAAAAGCAAACAGAAgaaggccatgtttggttaggaattgatggatttttttcatttttgaccactaattagaagtattaaataaagtctaattataaaaccacctccacagTCTCtcgtgtaaattgcgagacgaatctaatgagacctttgaccgtatgattagaggttggttactgtaacattattgtagcaaatcatcaattaattatcgtAATTAGATTcttctcgaaaagttacacctatttatgaaaaaaatttacgaataaacttcatttagtactccatgtaaatcttcgttttttttttgtgtaatttTGATTTTACGTCTAACCCAACACGACCGAAAACGCTACGCTACGCGGATCTCAAGGCACGAGTTTTGGCAGGATCCGACGGCGCTCAGCGCCGCAGTCTCCCTTATCCGATATCCCGGAGATTCCAGTGACCGCCGTCGCGGAATCCCCGTCTGCCCCTCCCACTCCCACGGTCCCACCACGCCAACATCCCACGAGCACACACGACAGTGGAAATATACAAAAACACCCCCCGAATTTCGCTACCCCAGTATCCACACCCCGCAAAAATCCCCAAACAGATTGCTAGCAGATCACTcaactccctttctctctcctccccgtctctctctctctctagactCCTCCCAATCAATCCGCACCACTCGAGCCACCCAACACCATGTCCGGCCTCCTCCGGTGGAggcgcctcgccggcgccgccacgcgcGCCGCGTCCACCCTCACCGCGGCGGAGTGCTCCCCGGCCGGCGCCGCAGCTGGTGGCGCCGTCGCgcctctcccgccgccgccgcacaggcTCCTCCAGGAGCGGCGCAAGTGGGAGTCCTCCTCATCGGGGggcagctcgtcgtcgtcctcgaccgacgagcccgagccgcgccgcatccgcgccgAGGCTCACTGCCCGCGCTGCTCCAAGCACATGGACATCCTCTTCTCCCACCGGGGCccgccggccgcgggcgccggcggcgggtacCAGGCGCTCAACCTCTGCCCCAACTGCCGCAGCGCCTACTTCTTCCGCCCGCACGACCTCGCGCCGCTCCAGGGCACCTTCGTCGAGATCGGACGCGTCCGGGCCGACCTCTTCGACCACCCCGCCGCGAGGGCCAGAGACCCCTCCTTCTGGGAGGCTGTCAGGGCGAACTCCTCGTCGCGCGACGACGGGGACGGTGGGGGCGTGGCCGTGCACGTGCCGCCCGGCCCGCCGTTCCACCCCAACCTTAACGTCGTCCGcgtcgccggcggaggcggcggagggggaggtGGCGGGGGCGCTGGTGGTGAGGATGGAGCAGGGAAGGAAGGGCGGGGTGGTTCCAATTTGGGGAAGGATCTGCCCACGCCCAAGGAGATTTGTAAGGGGCTCGACAAGTACGTGATTGGGCAGGATAGAGCCAAGAAGGTGGAACACTCGTTTCATTTAATTTTGGCCTTTATTTTTGTCCGAGCATTTTGGTTATACTCTTCATAGTTAGAATTGGCAATTGGAGTAATCAGGGACCACTTATTTTGCATAAGCTGATCAAAAAGCAGCATCAAGATGCACTTCTTCACTTGAGGGACTTCTACGGACTACAGAGGAATTTGATTGTTGATTTTCTTCTAGAGCCTTGTTAGCAgtataatttaaattattatttttattactGTGATCACTGTATCTTGAGAGTTTTGGGGTATTGCTCCTGGTAGGAAACAAGGTGAAGTTGTTACTAGCATGAATGAGGTGGCCTAAGAGTAAAACTCGACACTTCTGATAGGCTGTCTGTTATGCTTTGTATCAATAGTAAGCAAGATTACTTGTTGTCATGTTTGTCTTATGCAACGAGAACTCAGAGCTAGGGGCCTGTGTTTTA
This window of the Panicum virgatum strain AP13 chromosome 1K, P.virgatum_v5, whole genome shotgun sequence genome carries:
- the LOC120705394 gene encoding uncharacterized protein LOC120705394, producing the protein MLVPAPSAAPALSSLDSLSSRYLLLLPAHFLPPGGARPPLRRGDLAIRNGGGPRTYPGGVSKWQWKRMQAKKARQLLKARLARERQLYEMRKRTELRDAVAHLERPWDPDSAADASAVAPNLLSVAAEDQLRALADRFHRPGGVDLWNDRDGPRVFASPATGAASARFFPKNAVHSVQPYALAGDGGEASAPRARGNAADMLLLGRGDGGAQGVRQNATEDEAYRTGDNEPAVELMERDGTWEPVDGSDDDDDSIPGYWSSHDAIDVVPSESEDTGDARSRRAPRATMHVRNGRNNGVTRWEAAGAMAAASDDDRDWSGNAFFSDSERAREGHGGQRWQQASSSASTRKRAGGSRHALNTTASSRVGQKGRAGASSLSDSEVIHGGSDRKWRPGSRDGNKNGTGRWNAPRQDRNGEEFNSNSDSARGGEMEPRWGASKLNGRENFRGRSKPKYGTNTSDGDAPGRHKRANYGDEHQSSSNGRNRLASNFAEDLETPTWKPRRINRARNNNGDGRDDIASGRFRRGNNARRSQENPRSTNREDGPTMNRNGQRFREDYSLRPTSELHGSWREMGSDEL